Proteins encoded together in one Thermophilibacter immobilis window:
- the gyrA gene encoding DNA gyrase subunit A → MPDDLKRLLARAEQGDDGSAQAYDEAASGDEDEDDEELEESFGENTRGADAGETDINGGTLQVSEFGQEMKQSFIEYSMSVITARALPDVRDGLKPVHRRILYAMNESGIFPNRPHKKSAWTVGEVIGKYHPHGDTAVYDTMVRMAQWFSMRTPLIDGHGNFGNIDGDGAAAMRYTESRLAKPAMDLLRDLQKDTVNWQPNYDESLAEPVVLPSRFPNILVNGSSGIAVGMATNMPSHNLSEAIEATCAFIDNPDITVDELMGIMPGPDFPTGAIIMGSDGIREAYETGRGSIMIRAKAHVEATKTGRSRLVFTEIPYQVSKGTLQERIAQLVNEKRLEGISDMRDESTQKGLRLVIELKKGTIPEVVLNNLYKFTSLQTTFGVNNLALVNGVPKCLSLREILSHYVDHQVEVVTRRTSYDLKKAQDRAHILEGYLMALDHIDEVIHIIRSSQTDTEASRRLIERFGFSPEQTSAILEMRLRRLTGLERNKIEEELAGLRKAIAYYEDLLAHEEKILGVIKEEMREIARKFGDKRRTEISQAARDLDVEDLIADEDMVVTITHAGYIKRIPVATYRSQKRGGKGVQGLSLKDTDFVEDLFVARTHDYVLFFTNFGKVYRLKVHELPIGSRQARGNAIVNVLALAEGERTRAVITCREFPADEYLMFATKRGMVKKTAMSEYDRSRRDGVIAIHLRANDELVNVRRVRADEKVILCSSDGKAILFDEAQVRPMGRDTAGVRGITLKGDASMLGMEVSNGNGDLFVITENGYGKRTPVSEYPEHKRGGQGVYTIAMTLRKGNLVACRVVGPQHELMIVSVEGVMIRVKSGDVSCLGRSTQGVKVMNMAENDHVSAVARMVAHKKKAAVARDESQGALDLAAAGAKDADVVDAVDIGGEEQLDEELLDEDDE, encoded by the coding sequence ATGCCCGACGACCTGAAGCGCCTTCTCGCCCGCGCCGAGCAGGGAGATGACGGCTCCGCGCAAGCCTACGACGAGGCCGCGTCCGGCGACGAGGACGAAGACGACGAGGAGCTCGAGGAGAGCTTCGGCGAGAACACCCGCGGCGCCGACGCCGGCGAGACGGACATCAACGGGGGCACGCTACAGGTCTCCGAGTTCGGCCAGGAGATGAAACAGAGCTTCATTGAGTACTCCATGTCCGTCATCACCGCGCGCGCCCTGCCCGACGTGCGCGACGGCCTGAAGCCGGTCCACCGGCGCATCCTGTACGCCATGAACGAGTCCGGCATCTTCCCCAACCGCCCCCACAAGAAGAGCGCGTGGACGGTCGGCGAGGTCATCGGCAAGTACCACCCGCACGGGGACACCGCCGTCTACGACACCATGGTCCGCATGGCCCAGTGGTTCTCCATGAGGACGCCGCTCATCGACGGGCACGGCAACTTCGGCAACATCGATGGCGACGGCGCGGCGGCCATGCGCTACACCGAGAGCCGACTGGCCAAACCCGCCATGGATCTTTTGCGCGACCTCCAGAAGGACACGGTCAACTGGCAGCCCAACTACGACGAGTCTCTCGCCGAGCCCGTCGTGCTTCCGAGCCGCTTCCCCAACATCCTGGTGAACGGCTCGTCGGGCATTGCCGTGGGCATGGCCACCAACATGCCCTCTCACAACCTCTCCGAGGCCATCGAGGCAACCTGCGCCTTCATCGATAACCCCGACATCACGGTCGACGAGCTCATGGGTATCATGCCCGGGCCCGACTTCCCCACGGGAGCCATCATCATGGGCTCCGACGGCATCCGCGAGGCCTACGAGACCGGGCGCGGCTCCATCATGATTCGCGCCAAAGCCCATGTGGAGGCTACCAAAACCGGCCGTTCGCGGCTTGTCTTCACCGAGATTCCCTATCAGGTGAGCAAGGGGACCCTGCAGGAGCGCATCGCCCAGCTGGTCAACGAGAAGCGCCTCGAGGGCATCTCGGACATGCGCGACGAATCCACGCAGAAGGGCCTGAGGCTCGTCATCGAGCTCAAGAAGGGGACCATCCCCGAGGTCGTGCTCAACAACCTCTACAAGTTCACCTCGTTGCAGACCACGTTTGGCGTAAACAACCTTGCCCTGGTCAACGGCGTGCCCAAGTGCCTGTCGCTACGCGAGATCCTGAGTCACTACGTGGACCACCAGGTCGAGGTCGTGACCCGCCGGACCAGCTACGACCTCAAGAAGGCCCAGGACCGCGCGCACATCCTCGAGGGCTACCTCATGGCCCTCGACCACATCGACGAGGTCATCCACATCATTCGCTCCTCTCAGACCGACACCGAGGCGAGCCGGCGGCTCATCGAGCGCTTCGGCTTCTCGCCCGAGCAGACCTCGGCCATCCTCGAGATGCGCCTGCGCCGCCTGACCGGCCTGGAGCGCAACAAGATTGAGGAGGAGCTCGCCGGTCTGCGCAAGGCGATCGCCTACTACGAGGACCTCCTCGCCCACGAGGAGAAGATCCTGGGCGTCATCAAGGAGGAGATGCGCGAGATAGCGCGCAAGTTCGGCGACAAGCGCCGCACCGAGATCTCCCAGGCCGCCCGTGATCTCGACGTGGAGGACCTCATCGCCGACGAGGACATGGTCGTCACGATCACCCACGCGGGCTACATCAAGCGCATTCCCGTGGCCACCTACCGCTCGCAGAAGCGCGGCGGCAAGGGCGTCCAGGGCCTCTCGCTCAAGGACACCGACTTCGTCGAGGACCTCTTCGTGGCGCGCACTCACGACTACGTGCTGTTCTTCACCAACTTCGGCAAGGTCTACCGCCTCAAGGTCCACGAGCTGCCCATCGGCAGCCGCCAGGCGCGCGGCAATGCGATCGTAAACGTGCTCGCGCTCGCCGAGGGCGAGCGCACGCGGGCGGTTATCACCTGCCGCGAGTTCCCCGCCGACGAGTACCTCATGTTCGCCACTAAGAGGGGCATGGTGAAGAAGACCGCCATGAGCGAGTACGACCGCTCGCGCCGCGACGGCGTGATTGCCATCCACCTCAGGGCCAACGACGAGCTCGTCAACGTCCGACGCGTGCGCGCCGACGAGAAGGTCATTCTCTGCTCTTCGGACGGCAAGGCCATCCTCTTCGACGAGGCGCAGGTGCGCCCGATGGGTCGCGACACCGCTGGAGTGCGTGGCATCACCCTCAAGGGCGATGCTTCTATGCTGGGCATGGAGGTATCTAACGGCAACGGCGACCTGTTCGTGATCACGGAGAACGGCTACGGAAAGCGCACGCCCGTCTCGGAGTACCCCGAGCACAAGCGCGGCGGCCAGGGCGTCTACACCATTGCGATGACGTTGCGCAAGGGTAACCTCGTGGCCTGTCGCGTGGTGGGCCCGCAGCACGAGCTCATGATCGTCTCGGTTGAGGGTGTGATGATCCGCGTGAAGTCCGGCGACGTCTCGTGCCTAGGCCGCTCAACGCAGGGCGTTAAGGTCATGAACATGGCCGAAAACGACCATGTGAGCGCCGTGGCCCGCATGGTGGCCCACAAGAAAAAGGCGGCCGTCGCGCGCGACGAGAGCCAGGGCGCGCTCGACCTCGCCGCTGCGGGTGCCAAGGACGCCGACGTGGTCGATGCCGTGGACATCGGCGGCGAGGAGCAGCTTGACGAGGAGCTTCTCGACGAGGACGACGAGTAG
- a CDS encoding bifunctional nuclease family protein has product MPLKKMDVESIVVGGGPVASLLILRTHDQHGDEVALHLPIRIGAVEASAISMGVETQPGSRPMTHDLLESTISALGARCLSVRIMSVAGTTFFAQLELMSETGETVYVDARPSDAIALAVRTQAPIYADESVLTTAAMPDFRGVEKDEEAHELEEFHAFVENLSPEDFNATHEEHDGTS; this is encoded by the coding sequence ATGCCGCTGAAGAAAATGGACGTAGAGAGCATCGTCGTGGGAGGGGGCCCCGTGGCCTCTCTGCTGATTCTCCGCACCCACGACCAGCACGGCGACGAGGTCGCGCTCCATCTTCCCATTCGCATCGGGGCCGTCGAGGCGAGCGCCATCTCCATGGGAGTCGAGACCCAGCCCGGGAGTCGGCCCATGACGCACGACCTCCTCGAGTCGACCATCTCCGCGCTGGGGGCGCGATGCCTGAGCGTCCGCATCATGTCCGTGGCGGGCACCACGTTCTTCGCCCAGCTCGAGCTCATGTCGGAGACGGGCGAGACCGTCTACGTGGACGCGCGCCCATCTGACGCGATAGCGCTCGCGGTGCGCACCCAGGCCCCCATCTACGCAGACGAGTCCGTGCTCACGACCGCAGCGATGCCCGACTTTCGGGGGGTGGAGAAGGACGAGGAGGCTCACGAGCTCGAGGAGTTCCACGCCTTCGTGGAGAACCTCTCGCCCGAGGACTTCAACGCGACCCACGAGGAGCACGACGGGACCTCGTAG
- a CDS encoding class I SAM-dependent methyltransferase — MANRIFQNTRKPVGTLGRMMLKGMNTGHAPLASWGFSYLDLRPGSHILDVGCGGGANIAKMLADVPQSTADGLDYSDESVAYSKKTNAAHLGPRCTIRQGDVACLPYPDHVLDYVTAFEIIYFWPDLDTAFAEISRALKPEGELFICCEEDDPSDTTWTDRIEGMTVYAAHDLEGRLLRQGYQSVQIHHHAEKGWMCLTAVNP, encoded by the coding sequence ATGGCAAACAGAATCTTCCAGAACACGAGAAAACCCGTGGGGACCCTGGGACGGATGATGCTCAAGGGCATGAACACGGGACACGCCCCTCTTGCGAGCTGGGGCTTCTCCTATCTGGACCTTCGTCCGGGCTCCCACATCCTCGACGTGGGCTGCGGAGGCGGCGCCAACATCGCAAAGATGCTGGCAGACGTCCCTCAGAGCACCGCGGACGGCCTGGACTACTCCGACGAGAGCGTCGCCTACAGCAAGAAGACCAACGCGGCCCATCTTGGCCCGCGCTGCACCATCCGCCAGGGAGACGTCGCCTGTCTGCCCTATCCTGACCATGTCCTCGACTACGTGACCGCCTTTGAGATCATCTACTTCTGGCCGGACCTGGACACCGCCTTCGCGGAGATCTCTCGCGCGCTCAAGCCCGAAGGGGAGCTCTTCATCTGCTGTGAGGAGGATGACCCCTCCGACACCACCTGGACGGACCGCATCGAGGGGATGACGGTATACGCCGCCCATGACCTCGAGGGGCGGCTCCTGCGCCAGGGGTATCAGAGCGTTCAGATTCATCACCATGCCGAAAAGGGCTGGATGTGCCTGACGGCGGTGAACCCCTAG
- the typA gene encoding translational GTPase TypA — MRQENIRNIAIIAHVDHGKTTMVDQMLKATDAFRENQQVQERVLDSNDQERERGITILAKNISIEYHDVKINVIDTPGHADFGGEVERVLRMADGALLLVDAAEGPMPQTRFVLRHAIDAGLAIMIVVNKIDRDGARPEEVVNGSLDLMMDLGATDEQLEFSMEHVIFASAVNGFARLAPDDGNDDMYPLLDMIVDGLPAPEADPDGPLAMQCVTVDHSSYVGRIGIGRIYSGTIHDADKILVVKNDGSRAMSQVKQLFTFDYLGRKECSEVKAGDIAALVGVDSTDIGDVYTDPDNPVELEPIEIDPPTLSVIFEPSTSPLVGREGDIVGARQLKERLTTERENNVTMRIEELPDKTGIEVAGRGILHLSVLMEAMRREGFEFQVGRPRVLFKKDENGTLTEPVEQSVVECAGEYSGKVIEVFGNAGGTMTSMETGTAQTHLEFKIPTRGIMGLKNRILNVTHGDAIFYHTFLEYGPYVGELGVRQNGAMISMSTEKAVAYALGTLQERGALFVGPGDECYEGMLVGERSKPGDMVVNIARTKSLGNQRSSTADIAVQLTPPRSFTLEEALEYIMEDELVEVTPRSVRLRKRLLTETERRKWSVRNGKVNK; from the coding sequence ATGCGTCAGGAGAACATCCGCAACATCGCCATCATCGCCCACGTCGACCACGGCAAGACCACCATGGTCGACCAGATGCTCAAGGCGACCGACGCCTTCCGCGAGAATCAGCAGGTTCAGGAGCGCGTGCTCGACTCCAACGACCAGGAGCGCGAGCGCGGCATCACGATTCTTGCCAAGAACATCTCCATCGAGTACCACGACGTGAAGATCAACGTCATCGACACGCCGGGCCACGCCGACTTTGGCGGCGAGGTCGAGCGCGTGCTGCGCATGGCCGACGGGGCCCTGCTGCTCGTGGACGCAGCCGAGGGCCCCATGCCCCAGACCCGCTTCGTCCTGCGCCACGCCATCGACGCCGGCCTGGCCATCATGATCGTGGTCAACAAGATCGACCGTGACGGTGCCCGCCCCGAGGAGGTCGTCAACGGCTCCCTCGACCTCATGATGGACCTCGGAGCCACCGACGAGCAGCTCGAGTTCTCCATGGAGCACGTGATCTTTGCCTCTGCGGTCAACGGGTTCGCCCGTCTCGCGCCCGATGACGGCAACGATGACATGTACCCTCTCCTGGACATGATCGTGGACGGCCTCCCGGCGCCCGAGGCCGACCCCGACGGCCCCCTCGCCATGCAGTGCGTGACCGTGGACCACTCCAGCTACGTGGGGCGCATTGGCATCGGTCGCATCTATTCCGGCACCATTCACGACGCGGACAAGATCCTCGTGGTCAAAAATGACGGTAGCCGCGCCATGAGCCAGGTCAAGCAGCTCTTCACCTTCGACTACCTGGGGCGCAAGGAGTGCAGCGAGGTCAAGGCCGGAGACATAGCCGCCCTGGTGGGCGTCGACTCCACCGACATCGGCGACGTCTACACCGACCCCGACAACCCCGTCGAGCTCGAGCCCATAGAGATTGACCCACCCACCCTCTCCGTCATCTTCGAGCCCTCGACCTCGCCGCTTGTGGGCCGCGAGGGAGACATCGTCGGAGCCCGCCAGCTCAAGGAGCGGCTCACGACGGAGCGCGAGAACAACGTCACCATGCGCATCGAGGAGCTGCCCGACAAGACCGGCATCGAGGTTGCGGGCCGCGGCATCCTGCACCTCTCGGTCCTCATGGAGGCCATGCGCCGCGAGGGCTTCGAGTTCCAGGTGGGTCGCCCGCGCGTCCTGTTCAAGAAGGACGAGAACGGCACCCTTACGGAGCCCGTGGAGCAGTCGGTCGTCGAGTGCGCCGGGGAGTACTCCGGCAAGGTCATCGAGGTCTTTGGCAACGCGGGCGGAACCATGACGAGCATGGAGACGGGGACCGCCCAGACGCACCTCGAGTTCAAGATTCCCACTCGCGGCATCATGGGCCTCAAGAACCGCATCCTGAACGTCACCCACGGTGATGCCATCTTCTACCATACGTTCCTTGAGTATGGTCCCTATGTCGGCGAGCTCGGCGTCCGTCAGAACGGCGCTATGATCTCCATGTCCACCGAGAAGGCCGTGGCCTATGCCCTGGGCACCCTTCAGGAGCGCGGCGCTCTCTTCGTGGGCCCGGGCGACGAGTGCTACGAGGGCATGCTCGTCGGCGAGCGCAGCAAGCCGGGCGACATGGTCGTCAACATCGCCCGCACCAAGAGCCTGGGCAACCAGCGCTCCTCAACCGCCGACATCGCCGTTCAGCTCACGCCTCCGCGTTCCTTCACGCTCGAGGAGGCCCTCGAGTACATCATGGAAGACGAGCTCGTGGAGGTTACGCCCCGAAGCGTCCGCCTGCGCAAGCGACTTCTCACCGAGACCGAGCGGCGTAAGTGGTCCGTGCGCAACGGCAAGGTCAACAAGTAA
- a CDS encoding trimeric intracellular cation channel family protein, whose product MLELFSTTTPDAVAMSLPAWLDLASVVVGAISGVFVARERRLDPVGFVGLAILCGLGGGLIRDMMMQTGGVYMLDSPYAIVAVVATALLAFFFPGPFDRFPALIEWVDIVSVGLFALMGTDKAVVHGLLPVSAILMGTITGVGGGMLRDVFLGDVPRIFRPSNYYALCALAGAATYYLAVVGTSIEKLWGAALCVCVTVTLRRWSLRYNVLSPTDVNLGPRVAGRMRHLTKGTRIVRRSK is encoded by the coding sequence GTGCTTGAGCTCTTCTCGACTACCACCCCCGACGCCGTTGCGATGTCTCTGCCCGCATGGCTTGACCTCGCCTCCGTAGTGGTCGGCGCCATCTCCGGCGTGTTCGTTGCGCGGGAGCGCCGGCTCGACCCGGTAGGCTTCGTGGGGCTCGCGATTCTCTGCGGCCTTGGTGGAGGGCTCATACGCGACATGATGATGCAAACGGGCGGGGTCTACATGCTCGACTCGCCCTACGCGATCGTTGCCGTCGTAGCCACGGCTCTTCTTGCGTTCTTCTTTCCCGGGCCGTTCGATCGCTTCCCCGCGCTGATCGAGTGGGTGGACATAGTCTCGGTGGGCCTGTTCGCCCTCATGGGCACCGACAAGGCCGTGGTCCACGGTCTTCTTCCCGTCTCCGCCATCCTCATGGGCACCATAACCGGCGTGGGCGGAGGCATGCTGCGCGACGTCTTTCTTGGCGACGTCCCCCGCATCTTCAGGCCGAGCAACTACTACGCGCTGTGCGCGCTCGCTGGGGCGGCAACGTATTACCTGGCCGTGGTGGGAACCTCAATCGAAAAGCTCTGGGGCGCCGCGCTGTGCGTGTGCGTGACCGTGACGCTGCGGCGGTGGTCTCTTCGCTACAACGTGCTCTCACCCACCGACGTTAACTTGGGCCCACGCGTAGCGGGGCGCATGAGGCACCTCACCAAGGGCACCCGCATCGTCCGTCGCAGCAAGTAG
- a CDS encoding DUF4013 domain-containing protein: MVTENELEGFRRDRYFARSWALLTRDKGWIKPVLLLTLAMLVPFVGWLGLLGYAAEWARLTAWGVNSAPKQKGVRVGECIASGWRVFLVLLVWGIGMGVIGWIVGTVPLLNDLLSFAWSIFCVFLGLVTIVASLRATIYQKFGAGMRLKTIWEMASHDAGGLIRIIGMQIIGGAIVGVVTFFILLTAFMSVMPHIVYVVDMFTEYDYLMSSSMRQSLIIELVTTFLSSMGPAILVMALLENFAGVLLSLLSYTAVGLWMRQFNVPLWGRDEDPLPPFLMDPREQQGSYQQPPQPGYQPAGPGDGNGSQPPAQPQPQAPAAPAPAAPMAPAPLAMPAPAPDPEPPVSGAPAPAPQSAPVEKPAQDEVPVPGEGEPLGSSDEIIEVTPLAVAPTSELPTPSEEPSAPEPPAEGDNPIEETPVPDGDVPEGGSSRQSTK, from the coding sequence ATGGTGACAGAAAACGAGCTCGAGGGCTTCAGGAGAGACCGCTACTTTGCGCGCTCCTGGGCGCTTCTTACGAGGGACAAGGGCTGGATAAAGCCCGTACTGCTCCTGACCCTGGCTATGCTCGTCCCCTTTGTGGGATGGCTGGGGCTTCTTGGGTATGCTGCCGAGTGGGCACGTCTCACGGCATGGGGCGTCAACTCCGCTCCCAAGCAGAAGGGCGTGCGTGTCGGTGAGTGCATAGCGAGCGGCTGGCGCGTCTTTTTGGTCCTCCTCGTCTGGGGCATCGGCATGGGCGTCATCGGCTGGATCGTGGGCACGGTTCCCCTGCTGAACGATCTGCTCTCCTTCGCATGGTCGATCTTCTGCGTCTTTTTGGGGTTGGTGACTATCGTGGCCTCGCTGCGCGCCACCATCTACCAGAAGTTCGGCGCGGGCATGCGCCTCAAGACCATCTGGGAGATGGCCTCCCATGACGCGGGTGGCCTCATCAGGATCATTGGGATGCAGATCATCGGGGGCGCCATTGTGGGCGTGGTGACCTTCTTCATCCTCCTCACGGCGTTCATGAGCGTCATGCCGCACATCGTGTACGTGGTGGACATGTTCACCGAGTACGACTACCTGATGTCCTCTTCGATGCGGCAGTCGCTCATCATTGAGCTTGTCACCACGTTCCTCTCGTCCATGGGGCCTGCCATCCTCGTGATGGCGCTCCTTGAGAACTTCGCCGGCGTCCTGCTCAGCCTGCTCTCCTACACGGCGGTAGGCCTGTGGATGCGTCAGTTCAACGTGCCCCTCTGGGGCCGCGACGAGGACCCGCTCCCTCCGTTCCTAATGGACCCGCGGGAGCAGCAGGGCAGCTATCAGCAGCCGCCGCAGCCCGGGTACCAGCCAGCTGGCCCTGGCGACGGCAACGGCTCTCAACCTCCCGCGCAGCCCCAGCCTCAGGCACCCGCGGCCCCGGCTCCGGCCGCTCCGATGGCTCCCGCTCCGCTTGCTATGCCCGCTCCCGCACCCGATCCCGAGCCGCCCGTGAGCGGCGCGCCCGCGCCTGCGCCTCAGAGCGCTCCCGTCGAGAAACCTGCGCAGGACGAGGTTCCGGTTCCCGGCGAGGGCGAGCCTCTAGGCTCCTCCGATGAGATCATTGAGGTCACGCCCCTCGCGGTCGCTCCCACCTCGGAGCTGCCGACCCCCAGCGAGGAGCCGTCAGCCCCGGAGCCGCCCGCAGAGGGCGATAATCCCATCGAAGAGACGCCCGTACCTGACGGAGATGTTCCCGAGGGTGGCTCGAGCCGGCAGTCAACCAAGTAG
- the rpsF gene encoding 30S ribosomal protein S6 has protein sequence MKAYELLFFVDPTCNEETRAGVMKRIDVAITTEGGAVDSVEDWGKRKLAYEIDDLTEGDYTLINFHADPTQIAELDRVLRINDAAKRHMIVRRPDKD, from the coding sequence ATGAAGGCCTATGAACTGCTGTTCTTTGTCGATCCCACCTGCAACGAGGAGACGCGCGCCGGCGTTATGAAGCGCATTGACGTTGCTATCACCACCGAGGGCGGTGCCGTCGACAGCGTCGAGGACTGGGGCAAGCGCAAGCTCGCCTACGAGATTGACGACCTCACCGAGGGCGACTACACCCTTATCAACTTCCACGCAGATCCCACGCAGATCGCCGAGCTCGACCGAGTTCTGCGCATCAACGACGCTGCGAAGCGTCACATGATCGTGCGCCGTCCGGACAAGGACTAG
- a CDS encoding single-stranded DNA-binding protein, with protein sequence MSINRVNISGNLTRDPELRATGSGTQILAFGVAVNDRRRNQQSGEWEDVPNFVDCVVFGARAEPLSRFLSKGSKVAIEGKLRYSSWETKDGQRRSKLEVVVDEVEFLSSRNQQQGGGAPASRQAPSYAASAPSPAASQGHASPVQTPPPTDVYDEDIPF encoded by the coding sequence ATGAGCATCAACAGGGTTAACATTTCGGGCAACCTTACGAGGGATCCCGAGCTTCGCGCAACGGGAAGCGGCACGCAGATCCTTGCGTTCGGTGTCGCCGTGAACGACCGGCGCCGTAACCAGCAGAGCGGCGAGTGGGAGGACGTTCCCAACTTCGTCGACTGCGTTGTCTTCGGCGCGCGCGCCGAACCGCTCTCCCGCTTCCTCTCTAAGGGATCGAAGGTTGCCATCGAGGGCAAGCTTCGCTACAGCTCCTGGGAGACCAAGGACGGTCAGCGACGCAGCAAGCTCGAGGTCGTCGTCGACGAGGTCGAGTTCCTCTCATCGAGGAACCAGCAGCAGGGTGGGGGCGCCCCCGCCAGCCGTCAGGCCCCCTCGTACGCCGCTTCGGCGCCTTCGCCCGCCGCGTCGCAGGGACACGCGAGCCCCGTTCAGACCCCGCCGCCGACCGACGTCTACGACGAGGATATCCCGTTCTAA
- the rpsR gene encoding 30S ribosomal protein S18: MAKQQKPDFQRQLRRKYCQFCKEDTEYIDYKDVQLLRKYMTDRGKIKPRRVTGACTQHQHDIALAIKRARVMALVPYTVSVVSSRGGRNRG, from the coding sequence ATGGCTAAGCAGCAGAAGCCGGACTTCCAGCGCCAGCTGCGTCGCAAGTACTGCCAGTTCTGCAAGGAGGACACGGAGTACATCGACTACAAGGATGTGCAGCTCCTCCGCAAGTACATGACGGATCGCGGCAAGATCAAGCCGCGTCGCGTCACTGGCGCCTGCACGCAGCACCAGCACGACATCGCGCTTGCCATCAAGCGCGCTCGCGTGATGGCGCTCGTTCCCTACACCGTTTCCGTAGTATCCAGCCGCGGCGGCCGCAATCGCGGCTAG
- a CDS encoding DUF2232 domain-containing protein, translating into MSVCPHKDCPPVPNGAKGVQDQGSPSNTGNIVPFGAPVREKRPALPSFVGLLLCALGGAVSSSTFSVVSTALVGYGFAGASARGGLRDKGVAALVTLVPALALSLPQGVASAVGAVIVCLAALAVAGLLMGKRMTPGVACLAVAILAGCHLGLDALAALAQATTLTDSVKELLDAYEQQLVAASSDVAFQIRAVRALLDLLWPTTYVIAALGEFLFARLGVWLAAEHEEALALKMPRFVDYDLPLWVVALLVADVAALAVELSAPTLLPQGVLMVAANLVMALRFAFAAQGIAVLVWFIRDKHLSNLTALLLGALALYLEMQFVVLTIAGLVDVWANFRHLQRGKKADDVPGTAEQD; encoded by the coding sequence ATGAGCGTCTGTCCCCATAAGGACTGTCCTCCCGTGCCCAACGGCGCCAAGGGAGTGCAGGATCAAGGCTCTCCGTCCAACACGGGCAACATCGTCCCGTTTGGCGCGCCCGTAAGAGAGAAGCGCCCCGCGCTTCCCTCCTTCGTGGGACTGCTGCTCTGCGCCCTTGGCGGCGCCGTGTCGTCCTCGACGTTTTCCGTCGTGTCCACGGCACTCGTGGGATACGGGTTCGCCGGGGCCTCCGCACGCGGTGGCCTTCGCGATAAGGGCGTGGCCGCTCTGGTCACCCTCGTTCCCGCGCTGGCGCTCAGCCTGCCGCAGGGTGTCGCATCCGCCGTGGGGGCCGTGATCGTGTGTCTCGCCGCCCTCGCGGTGGCCGGCCTGCTCATGGGCAAGAGGATGACGCCAGGCGTCGCCTGCCTCGCGGTGGCGATTCTTGCCGGCTGTCACCTTGGATTGGACGCCCTCGCGGCGCTCGCCCAGGCGACGACGCTCACCGACAGCGTGAAGGAGCTTCTCGACGCCTATGAGCAGCAGCTCGTTGCAGCGTCGTCAGACGTTGCGTTCCAGATACGGGCGGTTCGCGCGCTGCTCGACCTTCTCTGGCCCACGACCTACGTCATAGCAGCCCTGGGGGAGTTCCTCTTTGCCCGCCTCGGCGTATGGCTTGCGGCCGAGCACGAGGAGGCGCTGGCACTCAAGATGCCACGGTTCGTCGACTATGACCTTCCCCTCTGGGTGGTGGCCCTGCTCGTCGCCGACGTCGCCGCGCTCGCCGTGGAGCTCTCCGCTCCCACGCTCCTGCCACAGGGTGTCCTCATGGTTGCGGCCAATCTGGTCATGGCACTGAGGTTCGCCTTCGCGGCGCAGGGAATCGCCGTGCTCGTCTGGTTCATCCGAGACAAGCACCTGAGCAACTTGACCGCGCTTCTCCTGGGCGCGCTGGCGCTCTATCTGGAAATGCAGTTCGTTGTACTGACCATCGCGGGGCTCGTGGACGTTTGGGCCAACTTCCGTCACCTGCAAAGGGGCAAGAAGGCGGACGACGTCCCGGGTACCGCGGAGCAAGACTAG
- the rplI gene encoding 50S ribosomal protein L9, protein MKVILLGELRGKGGEGDVVDVAQGYAENFLFPHKIAQPATPGNVKQLEERRHNIEKREAERIGAAEATKASLAGKFVSVDAKIGEEGQLFGSVTPAQIADAIKDQLGIEVDRKRIGRGKAIKTSGKHDVEINLYREITASVSVLVGVTEESLAEAEESAEAEVETEPETQAEVTAEAAE, encoded by the coding sequence ATGAAAGTCATCCTCTTGGGTGAGCTTCGGGGCAAGGGAGGCGAGGGAGACGTCGTGGACGTCGCCCAGGGCTACGCGGAGAACTTCCTGTTCCCCCACAAGATCGCCCAGCCTGCCACCCCGGGCAACGTCAAGCAGCTCGAGGAGCGCCGCCACAACATCGAGAAGCGCGAGGCCGAGCGCATCGGTGCCGCCGAGGCCACCAAAGCATCCCTTGCGGGCAAGTTTGTGAGCGTCGACGCCAAGATCGGCGAGGAGGGCCAGCTCTTTGGCTCCGTCACCCCCGCCCAGATCGCCGATGCCATCAAGGATCAGCTGGGCATCGAGGTCGACCGGAAGCGCATCGGCCGCGGCAAGGCCATCAAGACCTCCGGCAAGCACGACGTCGAGATCAACCTCTATCGTGAGATCACCGCCAGCGTCAGCGTCTTGGTGGGCGTGACCGAGGAGTCTCTCGCTGAGGCTGAGGAGTCCGCTGAGGCTGAGGTCGAGACAGAGCCTGAGACCCAGGCTGAGGTCACCGCCGAGGCCGCCGAGTAG